A portion of the Planctomycetota bacterium genome contains these proteins:
- the asnB gene encoding asparagine synthase (glutamine-hydrolyzing) gives MCGFAGILSFATPPDPAVLRRMGSALAHRGPDGEGIWHDQHCGLAHRRLAILDPDPRSDQPFVEEGPDGLHVLAYNGEIYNHRELRKELPGEWRTQSDTETLIRALRTWGIDAVSKLDGMFAFAWWNGQTLVLARDPVGQKPLYYTGGPTVRFGSELRAVRTDEPMATDILADYLRFGYVPFDRTTFAGIHKLLPGHTLTVGGEQSPRLRHQRYELDHQPTGTVREAVETAVGKRLLSDVPLGVLLSGGVDSSIVAACARKHGPVSTFCIGFDDPRYDERGPARRVAQHLGTDHHDATITPTIADDLPKLVRVFGEPFADSSALPTHYLSRFVRQHVKVALGGDGGDELFGGYERYRAFAASYRLQWLRGLAPLANLLPGSHPKSKTSKLKRFAAGLQLDAVTRYLSFVALFDEPTIQVLLPNANRVAEQRSYTLLSDLLETNPPANAVMKFDRTTYLPDDLLTKVDRASMLHGLEVRSPFMDKRLLAWAASNSPRLGKRDLREAFGADLPKEVFTRRKMGFALPIGDWFRVDLRAMLHDHVLRPNGFCGTHLHMPVVQRFIEEHETRKLDHSQRLYALLFAEVWWDEHAR, from the coding sequence GTGTGTGGCTTTGCCGGCATTCTCTCCTTCGCAACACCGCCAGACCCGGCGGTGTTGCGTCGTATGGGCAGCGCTCTGGCTCATCGCGGGCCCGATGGCGAGGGCATCTGGCACGACCAACATTGCGGCCTCGCCCATCGCCGCCTCGCCATCCTCGACCCCGACCCCCGCAGCGATCAGCCGTTCGTCGAGGAAGGCCCGGACGGACTCCACGTCCTCGCCTACAACGGCGAGATCTACAACCACCGCGAACTGCGCAAAGAGCTGCCCGGCGAATGGCGCACGCAGAGCGACACCGAGACGCTGATCCGCGCGCTACGCACCTGGGGCATCGACGCCGTGAGCAAGCTCGACGGCATGTTCGCGTTCGCGTGGTGGAACGGACAAACGCTGGTGCTGGCACGGGACCCGGTGGGGCAAAAGCCGTTGTACTACACCGGCGGCCCAACGGTGCGCTTCGGCAGTGAACTGCGGGCGGTTCGAACCGACGAGCCGATGGCGACGGACATACTCGCGGACTACCTGCGGTTCGGGTACGTGCCGTTCGATCGCACAACATTCGCGGGCATCCACAAGCTGTTGCCCGGGCACACGCTAACCGTGGGCGGGGAACAGTCCCCACGGCTACGCCACCAACGCTACGAGCTCGACCATCAGCCGACCGGGACCGTCCGCGAGGCGGTCGAAACTGCTGTCGGGAAGCGCCTGCTCTCCGACGTCCCCCTCGGTGTGTTGCTCTCGGGCGGGGTCGATTCGTCCATTGTCGCTGCGTGCGCTCGGAAGCACGGGCCGGTCAGCACGTTCTGCATCGGCTTCGACGATCCACGCTATGACGAGCGCGGCCCGGCCCGACGCGTTGCCCAGCACCTTGGCACCGATCACCACGACGCGACGATCACGCCCACCATCGCGGACGACCTGCCCAAACTCGTCCGCGTCTTCGGTGAGCCCTTCGCCGACTCGTCCGCCCTGCCGACGCATTACCTCTCACGCTTCGTCCGCCAGCACGTCAAGGTCGCCCTCGGCGGCGACGGGGGTGACGAACTCTTCGGTGGTTACGAGCGCTACCGCGCCTTCGCCGCTTCATACAGACTGCAATGGCTACGCGGCCTCGCACCGCTGGCCAACCTATTGCCTGGCTCGCACCCGAAGTCGAAAACGAGCAAGCTCAAACGCTTCGCAGCGGGACTGCAGCTCGACGCCGTCACACGTTACCTGTCGTTCGTTGCTCTGTTCGATGAGCCGACGATTCAAGTTCTGCTACCGAATGCGAACCGCGTTGCGGAGCAACGCAGCTACACGCTGCTGAGCGATTTGCTCGAGACGAATCCACCCGCGAATGCGGTGATGAAGTTCGACCGCACAACCTACCTCCCCGACGACCTGCTCACGAAAGTCGATCGCGCTTCGATGCTGCATGGCCTCGAAGTGCGGAGTCCGTTCATGGACAAACGCTTGCTTGCCTGGGCGGCCTCGAACTCGCCGCGGCTCGGCAAGCGTGATCTGCGCGAGGCGTTCGGTGCCGACTTGCCGAAGGAAGTCTTCACCCGCCGCAAGATGGGGTTTGCCCTGCCGATCGGCGACTGGTTTCGCGTCGACCTGCGTGCCATGCTCCACGATCATGTCCTCCGCCCCAATGGCTTCTGCGGCACGCACCTGCACATGCCCGTCGTACAACGATTCATCGAAGAGCACGAAACCCGCAAGCTCGATCACAGCCAACGCCTCTACGCACTGCTATTCGCGGAAGTGTGGTGGGACGAACACGCCCGCTGA